From the Lolium rigidum isolate FL_2022 chromosome 2, APGP_CSIRO_Lrig_0.1, whole genome shotgun sequence genome, one window contains:
- the LOC124692580 gene encoding lysine--tRNA ligase, chloroplastic/mitochondrial-like, giving the protein MEALRVWRASSNLLGFAVSRAAAAASTASAGRAHRLHIRCCSPAAAATTKPPQDRRRRSASSSSTSDRDSIRAIRLKKVEELREKGYEPYAYKWDRTHTTKELQETYAHLEDGQVCTEAAVSIAGRIVSRRAFGKLVFMTVRDDSGTIQLYCEKESLTEEQFEQLKAFIDIGDILGASGSIKKTEKGELSVYVNCFEILTKSLLPLPDKYHGLTDVDKRYRQRYIDMIANPEVADVFRTRAKVVSEIRKTMESFGFIEVETPVLQGAAGGAEARPFITHHNSLQRDLYLRIATELHLKRMLVGGLEKVYEIGRIFRNEGISTRHNPEFTTIEMYEAYSDYESMMNLAEEIVSRCAMDTLGKLKVDYQGTEISLERPWRRETMHRLVEEATGVDFNSFGDIESAKNAATGLLGIKTESHENTSLQACSSVGHVLNEVFETVVESTLVQPTFVLDYPVEISPLAKPHRRHAGLTERFELFICGREIGNAFSELTDPIDQRSRFENQIKQHNAKRAAMGKKVKSAEGKGDDDDEYSYEVSLDEDFLTSLEYGMPPASGMGLGIDRLVMLLTNSASIRDVIAFPVLKLQQ; this is encoded by the exons ATGGAGGCGCTGCGGGTATGGAGGGCTTCCTCCAATCTCCTCGGCTTCGCggtctcccgcgccgccgccgccgcctccaccgcctcGGCCGGGAGGGCCCACCGTCTCCACATCCGCTGCTGCTCCCCGGCCGCTGCCGCCACCACGAAGCCGCCgcaggaccgccgccgccgtagcgcctcctcatcctccaccTCCGACCGCGACTCTATCCGCGCCATTCGCCTGAAAAAG GTCGAGGAGCTAAGAGAGAAGGGTTACGAGCCGTACGCGTACAAGTGGGACAGGACTCACACGACCAAGGAGCTCCAGGAGACGTACGCTCATCTTGAGGATGGCCAAGTCTGCACAGAGGCGGCAGTTTCCATTGCTGGGAGGATCGTTTCCCGAAGAGCATTTGGAAAGCTTGTTTTCATGACCGTAAGAGATGATTCCGGGACTATCCAG CTTTACTGTGAGAAAGAAAGCCTTACAGAGGAGCAGTTTGAGCAACTGAAGGCATTTATTGATATTGGTGATATCTTAGGTGCAAGTGGGTCCATAAAGAAGACAGAAAAAG GGGAACTATCTGTTTATGTCAACTGTTTTGAAATCCTTACAAAATCTTTACTCCCACTACCGGATAAGTATCATGGATTAACAGATGTGGATAAGCGGTATCGCCAAAG atACATCGACATGATTGCAAATCCTGAGGTTGCTGATGTGTTCCGAACAAGAGCAAAG GTTGTTTCTGAAATCCGCAAGACCATGGAATCATTCGGTTTCATTGAAGTTGAAACACCAGTTCTACAG ggAGCAGCAGGTGGTGCTGAAGCAAGACCTTTTATAACTCACCATAACTCACTTCAAAGGGATCTTTACTTGAGGATTGCAACGGAGCTACATTTGAAAAGAATGCTG GTCGGAGGGCTCGAGAAAGTTTACGAGATTGGAAGAATATTCCGGAATGAAGGCATCTCTACTCGCCATAATCCTGAATTTACCACTATTGAA ATGTACGAAGCATATTCAGACTATGAAAGCATGATGAATTTGGCCGAAGAAATCGTAAGTCGATGTGCTATGGATACTCTCGGAAAGCTTAAGGTTGATTACCAG ggaactgaaatctctcttgaaagaCCATGGAGGAGGGAAACCATGCATCGTCTTGTTGAAGAAGCAACTGGTGTTGACTTCAATAGCTTCGGAGATATCGAGTCCGCTAAAAATGCTGCAACAGGGCTGCTGGGGATCAAAACAGAGAGCCATGAGAATACTTCATTGCAAGCTTGTTCATCTGTTGGACATGTTCTCAATGAG GTCTTTGAGACTGTTGTTGAATCAACTCTCGTGCAACCAACATTTGTTCTTGACTACCCAGTTGAGATATCGCCATTAGCAAAACCACATCGGAG GCATGCTGGTCTTACTGAACGATTTGAACTTTTCATATGTGGCCGTGAAATTGGAAATGCGTTTTCTGAGCTCACAGACCCGATTGATCAG AGGAGTCGTTTTGAAAATCAAATAAAACAGCACAATGCTAAACGTGCCGCAATGGGTAAGAAGGTTAAATCTGCCGAGGGTAagggggatgatgatgatgagtatTCGTACGAAGTTTCCTTGGATGAAGATTTCCTGACTTCTTTGGAATATGGAATGCCACCTGCTTCTGGAATG GGCCTTGGCATCGACCGGTTAGTAATGCTGTTGACAAACTCTGCCAGCATAAGGGATGTTATTGCTTTTCCTGTTCTGAAGCTTCAGCAATAG